From a single Gimesia fumaroli genomic region:
- a CDS encoding DUF1207 domain-containing protein produces MRLFIRFIIQRTLLGLLLCASSGDLLAQQASGSTPFMAPSPYGDQQQSQRLQPASQAQIYLEQQYSNQQQNPVRLGAPLHQANPVRSAGWKQDITQSLPPLYSQSRTQTRGQSGSIRQVGATQSDYPSAFEAFSDDMDYPDLETMPVPEGSYTESIDELCGGNCWGWTVLPTDLLYTSYLAGPKEPRMALAVLNEKDIGWQMELEAGARVGLLRYGSMNDDVLEGWQLDVEGAGPPRLNIEEDLDLDAADFRVGVPLTWRRGAYQAKFAYYHTSAHVGDEYLKRHPGFQRINYVRDVFVLGGGYFVDPDLRLYAEIGYAFNTDGGAEPWELQFGAEFSPAEHNGIYGAPFWAINGYLREEVDWGGNVNFMIGWQWRGDRNNHLLRIGFQYLDGKTMQYSFFQNSERMVGFGTWYDF; encoded by the coding sequence GTGAGGTTATTTATTCGATTCATCATACAACGTACACTGTTGGGGCTTTTGTTATGCGCCTCTAGCGGAGACTTACTCGCACAACAGGCTTCAGGCAGTACGCCTTTTATGGCACCATCGCCCTACGGAGATCAGCAGCAAAGTCAGCGATTGCAGCCGGCAAGTCAGGCACAAATCTACCTGGAACAACAATACTCCAATCAACAACAAAATCCGGTACGACTGGGAGCACCTTTACATCAGGCCAATCCTGTCCGGTCAGCTGGTTGGAAACAGGATATTACCCAGAGCCTGCCTCCGCTTTATTCCCAAAGCCGTACTCAGACACGCGGTCAATCCGGCTCGATTAGGCAAGTGGGCGCGACACAATCTGATTATCCATCCGCTTTCGAAGCATTTTCAGACGATATGGATTACCCGGATCTGGAGACCATGCCCGTTCCTGAGGGAAGCTATACCGAATCCATCGACGAACTCTGTGGCGGAAACTGCTGGGGCTGGACGGTCTTACCGACCGACTTGCTTTACACATCTTATTTAGCAGGCCCAAAAGAGCCAAGAATGGCGCTGGCGGTTCTGAATGAAAAAGATATCGGCTGGCAGATGGAACTGGAAGCAGGGGCACGCGTCGGCTTGTTGCGCTACGGTTCCATGAATGACGATGTATTGGAAGGTTGGCAGCTTGACGTCGAAGGAGCAGGGCCACCGCGATTAAACATTGAAGAAGACCTCGACCTGGATGCCGCTGATTTTCGGGTTGGTGTTCCACTAACCTGGAGACGGGGCGCCTATCAGGCAAAGTTTGCTTATTATCACACCAGCGCTCATGTCGGCGATGAATATCTCAAGCGTCATCCCGGTTTTCAAAGAATCAATTATGTACGCGATGTCTTTGTTCTGGGAGGTGGGTATTTTGTGGATCCTGATCTCAGACTGTATGCCGAAATTGGCTATGCCTTTAACACAGATGGAGGCGCAGAACCCTGGGAACTGCAATTTGGTGCCGAATTCAGCCCCGCCGAACATAACGGGATCTATGGTGCCCCTTTCTGGGCGATTAACGGCTATTTGCGTGAGGAAGTGGACTGGGGCGGAAATGTGAATTTCATGATTGGCTGGCAGTGGCGCGGCGATCGAAACAACCACTTGCTCCGTATTGGTTTTCAATACCTGGATGGAAAAACCATGCAGTACTCCTTCTTCCAGAATTCGGAACGAATGGTGGGCTTTGGTACCTGGTATGACTTCTAA